AAAAATTTAATTCAAAGTCAACTTAAGCAGTGGATCTCTGGCCTTCCTAGTTATATCAAGGGTTATTTGTCGATTTCACTCTGCGAAAGTTGAGTAAATAATAAAAGGAAAAATTAAATTAATATATAAAAAGATAAATTAGCTAAAAGGAATTTAAATGTTCATGTCGAACTTATTTGCTTAGGAGATTCATCCCCTTCTTCACCCCAAATGATCCTTTTATCCCAAGAGTTCACAACATTGAATGATGATACTAACAAGGTATGAACCTTTCATACTGGATTTCCCATGCTTATCTCATTTACTAATCGATGCAAAGGATAGGTAAAATATAATATAACTGAAAATTCTGATTAGTTTATCTATTCATCTAGAAAGTGAAGGCATTCCTTTTGGTTTTGGAGATAGGGAAGTAGTTGGCTACTCTTTCTGATAAATTTAAATGAACACATTCAGTCATTGGGAGAAGAAGGTCATTCATTGGGAGGAAGGCTCCAATTTCAACAAAAATATTTGTAAGAGGTGATGTTTTTGAAAACGGATGCAGAAAAAGCCATCCAACCCATTCTGTCTTATTCATTTACCGTAGAAAAAGGCAAAATCAAAGAATTTGTCCAATCGATTGGGGATTCTCTTCCTATTTATTACGAGGAGGAAGAAGCGAACAAGGCAGGTTATAAAGGGATCCCTATTCCACCAACTTTTGCAACTGTCGTTGATTTTTGGGGTGGGTTGGATTTTGAGACTTTAATGAAGGCATTAAAGTTAAATCCATTAAAGGTGTTGCATGGAGAACAAGAATATCAATATTTTGCACAAATTTATGCAGGGGATCCATTGGATGTTACAGCAAAAGTGTTGAAACAAATTGAAAAAAAGAATATGAGGATGTTTGTCATAGAAACCGAATATGCCAGAGTTGGGGAGAAGGTGCTAGTCGCCCGCTCAACCATCATCGAAACAAAATAGATAGGGAGGGGAAGTTTTTGATTTTACAGCCTGTAAGGAAAGAGGAAATCACCCATACTCAATTGGTGAAATATGCAGGGGCTAGCGGAGATTTTAATCCCATTCATACCGTTGTTCCCATTGCTCAAAAAGCAGGATTTAAGGATGTGATTGCTCATGGTATGTTAATCATGGGAATAGCTGGAGAAGCATTGGGAAAATGGGGTTTACAAAAGCAGTTAAAGCAATTTAAAGTGAGATTCCAAGCGATGACATTTCCCGGCGAGAAACTGATTGTAGAAGGTAAATTAAATGATCCATTGATTGAAAATGGGGAAGTATTTAAAACCGGTGAAATCATCATCAAAAACGAACAAGATGAAGTGAAATTAAAAGGGTCATTTCGATTATCCCATATGTAAGGGAACAATAAACTTATGAGTAATAGAGGGCTATATAACGAGGAAGGAAGATCTGGCATCTTTTATTTAGCTCCCCGCTGTAAAATTTACAAATGATCAAGTACTTCATATTAATGGAGGTTAGTATACATGATGCTAGCGAATATTGTCATACTCGATTTTACTCAGTACTTACCTGGTCCATATGCCTCTTTACGGTTAGCAGATCTTGGGGCAGACGTCATTAAAATCGAAGGACCCAATGGTGATCCTGCCAGATATTTAAGTGGTGGAAAAGTATATGAGGCAAATAATCGTAATAAAAAAAGTCTTAGCTTTAACTTGAAAGATAAACAACAAGTGGAACAAGTATGTGAACTGATCAAGAAAGCGGATGTGATCATGGAGAGCTTTCGACCTGGTGTGATGGCGAAACTTGGTTTAGGCTATGACCAAGTTCGTACATTGAAAGAAGACATCATCTATTGCTCATTAACAGGGTTTGGCCAACAAGGACCATTGAGTACGCTAGGAAGTCATGATTTAAATTATATGGCTTTGGGTGGTGCCTTATCCCAATTGAAAGATGAAAATGGCAAACCTGTTCATCCATCGATTACATTTGCTGACTTAATTGGGGGAATGATGGCTTCAGAAGCGATATTAAGTGCATTAGTTCAAAGAGAAAGAACGGGTGAAGGGAAGTATATTGATTTAGCTTTGGCTGACTCTATTGTTTCATTAATGACAACACATGTTTTATATAAGGAAGGAAGGGGGATTCCTAGCTTGGATGGCTCTCTCATTTGCTACCATCTATATGAAACAAAGGATGGACGTTTCATCAGTTTAGCTGCCCTTGAATTGAAATTCTGGCAGCAGTTTTGTCAAGCAGTAGGTCATGAAGAATGGATCCCTCATCATGTTTCAAAAGCAGATCCACTTAACCCCATTTATAAAAATGTCAAAGAGCTTTTTCTTTCTAAAAGATTGACTGAATGGTCAGAATTTAGTAAAAAAGTCGATTGTTGTATGGCTCCAGTATTAGAAATGAATGAAGTCATTGACCACCCGTATATAAAGGAGAGAAATTTGATCAGGTCTTCACCATGGGATGAACTTCAAGTGATGACGACCAATCGTTCAGCAGAATTAAGAAAGCCCCCAGCACTAAACGAACACTCAGTACAAAATCTATCAACTAATCAATAAATGAAAATTTGAATATGGAACTTTGGACATTCATTCTATCAGAACGCTTTTTACCAAATGGATATGAATAAGTAATGGGTTGACTTAGTCAATGATAAAAAAACAAAATTGGGAGGACTGGTCCTTATGATGAATACGCCACTATTATTATCTTCTATGATTGAGAGAGCTGAGCAATATTTTCCAGGAAAACAAGTCATTTCACGTACTCTTGGAGGGATTCAACGTTTCACCTATAAGGAAATTGCTGAAAGAACAAGAAGATTAGCAAGCGCTTTAGAGAAGTTAGGTATGCAAAAAGGAGATAAGGTTGGGACGTTCGCATGGAATCATCACCGCCATTTAGAAGCCTACTTTGCGGTCCCATGCCGCGGTGCTTTACTTCATATGGTGAATATTCGATTGTCACCTGAACATTTAGTATATGTGATCAATCATGCTGAAGATAAAATATTATTAGTGGATGAAGATTTACTCCCTTTAATTGAAAGAATCCAGGAACAATTAGAAACGGTTGAATGCTATGTTATTATGAGTGATCAGAAAGAAGTTCCTAACACAACCCTACCAAATGCTTTTTCCTATGAAGCTTTATTAGATGTTGGGGATCCAACAATGCCTTTCCTTCACGATTTAGATGAAAACACACCTGCAGGTATGTGCTACACATCCGCAACGACGGGCATGCCAAAAGGAGTGATCTATACGCACCGAAGTCTTGTTCTTCATACATTATCATTAGGATTGGCGGATTCATTTGGAATTCGTGAAGAGGATGTCATCATGCCTGTAGTCCCAATGTTTCATGTAAATGCTTGGGGAATGCCTTATGCAGGGACGTGGTTCGGTGCAACACAAGTATATCCGGGACCAGGATTATCACCAGCTGTCATCGCCCAATTAATCGAAGAGGAAAAAGTGACTGTAACAGCTGGTGTCCCAACGATCTGGTTAGGTTTATTAAAAGAGTTAGAAGAAAATCCGCGGGATGTAAGCTCCATTCGAGGTCTTGTTTCAGGTGGATCGGCTGCACCAAAAGGAATGATACGTGCTTTTATTGAAAAACATCAAATTCCATTTTATCAAGGATACGGAATGACGGAAACAAGTCCACTTGTCAGTCTATCAAAACTAACAACCACTCGAGCTGAAAAGGAAAAGGACCAGGCAATCGATATTATTGCTACTCAAGGGTTGGTGGTGCCTGGTCTTGAGGTCAGGGTTGTAAATGAAGATGGAGATGTCCCTCGTGATAGCAAGACAATGGGGGAATTAATCATACGAGGGCCATGGATTGCGGACTCCTATTATCGCGATGATCGTTCAAAGAATACCTTTAAGGATGGCTGGTTATATACAGGGGACATTGCAGTTCAAGATGAACACGGGTATATTCAAATAACAGATCGAACAAAAGATTTAATTAAGAGTGGGGGAGAATGGATTTCTTCCGTTAATTTAGAAAATGCGCTTATGTCACATGAGGCAATTTTTGAAGCGGCCGTAATTGCGGTCCCTCATGAGAAGTGGCAAGAAAGACCAGTTGCGTGCATTGTATTAAAAGATGCCTATAAACAGAAGATCACGAAAGAGGAAATCATCGATTATTTAAAGCCTCAGTTTGCAAAATGGTGGTTACCGGATGAAATCATCTTTATGGATGAAATTCCGAAAACATCTGTGGGCAAATTTTTAAAGCGGGAATTAAGAGAACAGTTGAAAGATTTCTTTGTTAAGCCGTAATATATATGACTGAACGGGGATGTCCATTGGGACGATCCCCGTTTTTGCGTTAAGAATTCAATCTACTTTCCACTTCTTGACAGACTTCATCAGCATTTCTACCGCTTGCGTCGATAATAGAATTCGCTGAACTTGTATCATGGATCCCCATGAAATTGGAATCCATTCCAGTTACGACAAAACAGTCACATCCGTTCACATCAGACGCACTTTTTAATTCCACGACATCATGCCCTTTTTCCTTTAACACTTGAGCAACATTTTGTAATGATTGTTCTACTCCTACCTTTGCCATATGTAACACCTCCTGAGAATATTTTCTACATATTATTGGTTTTTATCCGAAAAAATAAAGAGAAAATATTTCGATTTCCGAATGAAATTCCGATTAGAACTTTCCTATCTTGTGATAATGTGATTAAATATACACTATATTTTAAATTTCCATCACCATGTATGATCAGGAAATGTTCTTTAATAGAGGTAGGTGGTCGAAGCCTAATGTTTATTAAAGACTGTTGCTAGATAGTCTAAAGGGGTGGTAACCATGAAAAAAATAGTTTTTTTTATTTTGCAAATTATAGGTTTATGTCTGATTAATAAGCTTGGGATGATCATCGCCGAGCGGTTTCATTTACCGTTACCTGGGAATGTATTAGGGATGTTGTTGCTATTTATTTTTTTACTCACAGGGGTGATCAAAATCCAATGGATCGAGGAAGGTGCCCAATTTTTAAATAAGCATTTGTCTTTTTTCTATATTCCTATTGCGGTTGGGTTAATGAACTATGGTGATTTTTTCTTAAAAAATGGAGTGGCATTAGCCGTTATATTGTTTGGCAGTTCCATTATCGGACTTTGTGTAACAGGTGGGGTCACCCAATTTTCAGCAAAAGGAAAGGAGGAAATGGTTCATGGAAAACATCATCACACCTTATAGTATCATCGTGACGATCGCGGTCTATATTTTTTCGCTATTCCTTTCGAAAAGATTTCCTTCTCCATTAACATCACCTGTATTTATTAGTACGGCCATTATTATATTCATTTTAATCAAGTCTGGCATCACTTTTGAGGAATATACACCAGCAAAAGATATTATGACCTTTTTATTAGGTCCTGCCACAGTCGCATTGGCTGTTCCTATTTATCATAATAAGGAAGTAATTATGAAAAAAATGTTTCCAGCTGTAACGGGTTTATTGCTAGGGACCATTTCGACCATTGTTTCTGCATTAATATTTGTCAAAGTCTTTCAATTATCAGATATGATTGCAGCTTCCGTTGCCACCAAATCGGTCACAACCCCGGTCGCGATTGAAGCGACAAAATTAATCGGTGGAGACCCAGCTCTTGCAGCAGCTTTTGTAATGGTAACCGGTCTTTTCGGTGCGATGTTAGGGCCATGGATCATGAATATATCAAGAATTACAGATCCATTTGCCCGCGGATTAGCGACAGGAACCGTCGCCCATGGGTTTGGAACAGCGCAAATTGCCATGGAAGGCCCTCTTCAAGGAGCTGTATCAGGAGCAGCGATGGGGTTTGCGGCCATTATTACATCCTTCATCTTACCTTGGCTATTTCCATTGATGTTTTGAACCAATGAATAAAAGGGTAAAAATA
Above is a genomic segment from Oikeobacillus pervagus containing:
- a CDS encoding FAS1-like dehydratase domain-containing protein, with the translated sequence MKTDAEKAIQPILSYSFTVEKGKIKEFVQSIGDSLPIYYEEEEANKAGYKGIPIPPTFATVVDFWGGLDFETLMKALKLNPLKVLHGEQEYQYFAQIYAGDPLDVTAKVLKQIEKKNMRMFVIETEYARVGEKVLVARSTIIETK
- a CDS encoding MaoC/PaaZ C-terminal domain-containing protein, with protein sequence MILQPVRKEEITHTQLVKYAGASGDFNPIHTVVPIAQKAGFKDVIAHGMLIMGIAGEALGKWGLQKQLKQFKVRFQAMTFPGEKLIVEGKLNDPLIENGEVFKTGEIIIKNEQDEVKLKGSFRLSHM
- a CDS encoding CaiB/BaiF CoA transferase family protein, which translates into the protein MMLANIVILDFTQYLPGPYASLRLADLGADVIKIEGPNGDPARYLSGGKVYEANNRNKKSLSFNLKDKQQVEQVCELIKKADVIMESFRPGVMAKLGLGYDQVRTLKEDIIYCSLTGFGQQGPLSTLGSHDLNYMALGGALSQLKDENGKPVHPSITFADLIGGMMASEAILSALVQRERTGEGKYIDLALADSIVSLMTTHVLYKEGRGIPSLDGSLICYHLYETKDGRFISLAALELKFWQQFCQAVGHEEWIPHHVSKADPLNPIYKNVKELFLSKRLTEWSEFSKKVDCCMAPVLEMNEVIDHPYIKERNLIRSSPWDELQVMTTNRSAELRKPPALNEHSVQNLSTNQ
- a CDS encoding long-chain fatty acid--CoA ligase translates to MMNTPLLLSSMIERAEQYFPGKQVISRTLGGIQRFTYKEIAERTRRLASALEKLGMQKGDKVGTFAWNHHRHLEAYFAVPCRGALLHMVNIRLSPEHLVYVINHAEDKILLVDEDLLPLIERIQEQLETVECYVIMSDQKEVPNTTLPNAFSYEALLDVGDPTMPFLHDLDENTPAGMCYTSATTGMPKGVIYTHRSLVLHTLSLGLADSFGIREEDVIMPVVPMFHVNAWGMPYAGTWFGATQVYPGPGLSPAVIAQLIEEEKVTVTAGVPTIWLGLLKELEENPRDVSSIRGLVSGGSAAPKGMIRAFIEKHQIPFYQGYGMTETSPLVSLSKLTTTRAEKEKDQAIDIIATQGLVVPGLEVRVVNEDGDVPRDSKTMGELIIRGPWIADSYYRDDRSKNTFKDGWLYTGDIAVQDEHGYIQITDRTKDLIKSGGEWISSVNLENALMSHEAIFEAAVIAVPHEKWQERPVACIVLKDAYKQKITKEEIIDYLKPQFAKWWLPDEIIFMDEIPKTSVGKFLKRELREQLKDFFVKP
- a CDS encoding YkuS family protein — translated: MAKVGVEQSLQNVAQVLKEKGHDVVELKSASDVNGCDCFVVTGMDSNFMGIHDTSSANSIIDASGRNADEVCQEVESRLNS
- a CDS encoding CidA/LrgA family protein, whose translation is MKKIVFFILQIIGLCLINKLGMIIAERFHLPLPGNVLGMLLLFIFLLTGVIKIQWIEEGAQFLNKHLSFFYIPIAVGLMNYGDFFLKNGVALAVILFGSSIIGLCVTGGVTQFSAKGKEEMVHGKHHHTL
- a CDS encoding LrgB family protein; protein product: MENIITPYSIIVTIAVYIFSLFLSKRFPSPLTSPVFISTAIIIFILIKSGITFEEYTPAKDIMTFLLGPATVALAVPIYHNKEVIMKKMFPAVTGLLLGTISTIVSALIFVKVFQLSDMIAASVATKSVTTPVAIEATKLIGGDPALAAAFVMVTGLFGAMLGPWIMNISRITDPFARGLATGTVAHGFGTAQIAMEGPLQGAVSGAAMGFAAIITSFILPWLFPLMF